One Pyrus communis chromosome 4, drPyrComm1.1, whole genome shotgun sequence genomic region harbors:
- the LOC137732797 gene encoding uncharacterized protein, giving the protein MTLVQRFGKPDFFITMTCNPSWEEIKSELLVGQTPQDRPDLLTRVFRAKLEQLKEDIIEKGVLGSVVAYTYVIEFQKRGLPHVHMLVVLDENDKINNPDEYDRIVRAEIPNEDVEPQLYNVVLKHMIHGPCGIHNPQSPCMKNGSCKRKFPKTFAPVTVQGNDSYPIYQRRGNRLPVSLNRQGNIMVDNSWVIPYNPWLLLRYNCHINVEICASIKSVKYLYKYVYKGPDRVTVEVQSDPQHDEIKQFQDARWVCAPEALWKIFKFIINRIYPSVERMQIHLPNMHQVQFCVDESITNILHDESTRKTMLLNFLHLIMWMQKRDIIYTWRYYHITDGFKLKESGLKE; this is encoded by the coding sequence ATGACTTTGGTTCAAAGATTCGGAAAGCCAGATTTTTTTATTACCATGACATGTAACCCAAGTTGGGAAGAAATCAAAAGCGAATTACTCGTTGGACAAACTCCACAAGATCGCCCTGACTTACTCACTAGAGTATTTCGTGCAAAACTTGAGCAACTAAAAGAAGACATCATTGAAAAGGGGGTATTGGGCAGTGTTGTTGCTTACACATACGTTATTGAGTTTCAGAAACGTGGTCTTCCACATGTGCATATGCTGGTTGTGTTAGATGAAAATGATAAGATCAATAACCCAGATGAGTATGACCGAATTGTTAGAGCTGAAATACCAAATGAAGATGTAGAGCCTCAACTTTATAATGTGGTGTTAAAGCATATGATTCATGGCCCGTGTGGGATTCATAATCCTCAATCTCCATGTATGAAAAATGGGAGTTGTAAGAGAAAGTTTCCCAAAACATTTGCACCAGTCACTGTTCAAGGGAATGATTCGTATCCAATTTATCAAAGGCGAGGAAATCGATTGCCCGTCTCACTTAATCGACAAGGAAACATAATGGTTGATAATAGTTGGGTCATTCCATATAATCCATGGTTGTTGTTAAGGTATAATTGTCACATCAATGTCGAAATTTGCGCAAGCATAAAAAGTGTCAAGTACTTATATAAGTATGTTTACAAAGGCCCAGACAGAGTGACAGTTGAAGTGCAATCAGACCCTCAACACGATGAAATAAAGCAGTTTCAGGATGCAAGATGGGTTTGCGCACCAGAGGCATTATGGAAGATATTCAAGTTCATTATTAATCGAATTTATCCATCTGTTGAGCGAATGCAAATACATCTTCCTAATATGCACCAAGTTCAGTTTTGTGTCGATGAAAGCATAACAAATATTCTACATGATGAGAGTACAAGAAAGACAATGTTACTGAATTTTTTACACTTAATCATGTGGATGCAGAAGCGCGACATTATTTATACATGGAGATACTATCACATTACAGATGGATTCAAGCTCAAAGAAAGTGGTCTAAAAGAATGA